One genomic window of Besnoitia besnoiti strain Bb-Ger1 chromosome Unknown contig00125, whole genome shotgun sequence includes the following:
- a CDS encoding uncharacterized protein (encoded by transcript BESB_022120): MIAVHHHPTGLLKTAKSVGFQYPTTLRLFHIGYVLGVIYGFLFSLILTARENYYSDASLISSIVLGVIISETGLFISFFWGVYTTSWTTGLDLEGLCLPDPSSLVLFMTIMLSALAEHS; the protein is encoded by the coding sequence atgattgcagtacaccaccaccccactggactgcttaagacagctaaaagtgttggatttcaatatcctactacattaagattattccacatcggttatgttctaggcgtaatatatggattcttgttctcactcatcttaacagcgagagaaaactactactcagatgctagtctaatcagtagcatcgtacttggagttatcatctctgagacaggattatttatcagctttttctggggagtatatactacgagttggactactggtttagatcttgaaggtctttgtttaccggatccaagttctcttgtgcttttcatgaccatcatgttaagtgcattagcagagcatagttaa